In Deinococcus psychrotolerans, a genomic segment contains:
- a CDS encoding DNA-3-methyladenine glycosylase family protein, translating to MPRLPTAHLALALDPALIPLLEAGPLPELPPAADPLASLIRSVNAQQLSVKAAAAIAERVAAATDNFDSTSLLSAAPETLRALGLSWAKVRTVQAIAAAEQSGQIDFAHLAGLDDEAVIAALTVLPGIGRWTAEMFLLFALARPDVFSFGDLALRKALAQYYPDQDHVAVVRGWQPHRSYAARLLWRTFHVTPEVAGAVRRLA from the coding sequence ATGCCCCGTTTGCCCACTGCCCACCTCGCCCTCGCCCTTGACCCGGCGCTGATCCCACTGCTGGAAGCTGGCCCGCTGCCGGAGTTGCCGCCCGCCGCCGACCCGCTGGCGTCGCTGATCCGCAGCGTCAACGCCCAGCAGCTTTCTGTCAAGGCGGCGGCGGCCATTGCCGAGCGGGTGGCGGCGGCCACCGACAATTTTGACTCCACTTCTCTGCTCAGCGCCGCGCCGGAAACGCTGCGGGCGCTGGGCCTGTCGTGGGCCAAAGTCCGCACCGTGCAGGCCATTGCCGCCGCCGAGCAAAGCGGCCAGATTGACTTCGCTCACCTGGCCGGCTTGGACGATGAAGCGGTGATTGCCGCACTGACCGTCTTGCCGGGGATTGGTCGCTGGACGGCCGAGATGTTTTTACTCTTCGCGCTGGCCCGCCCCGACGTTTTTAGTTTCGGGGACTTGGCGCTGCGAAAAGCGCTGGCGCAGTATTACCCTGACCAAGATCACGTGGCGGTGGTGCGAGGTTGGCAGCCGCACCGCAGTTACGCGGCCCGGTTGCTGTGGCGCACCTTTCACGTCACGCCGGAGGTGGCCGGGGCGGTCAGGCGTTTGGCATGA
- a CDS encoding transglycosylase domain-containing protein, with amino-acid sequence MVLRLFLQFLKFVGALIVAAVFIGVGIASTYGTKWARELPDFRQLDTLSLGAITRVYARDNSPLGTLVPKVGDQKVSRTLVKLDEISPFMTAALITNEDRRFFQHYGLDPYGIARQFRRLSQKEDVQGGSTLTNQLVRNTLLLKEYQLARTPDRKIKEWMLSVLVERAFTKEEILQDYLNAIYWGDGGPVELYGIYSASQAYFGKAPRDLDLAQSVYLTTLVPSPRGRYNNYPNQRGYMRSLLTRMVQDGWVTQEQANAAWKEKLVPRGWQVAYDDQGKLTSSKLVDKTAVYQKAVTTVRYPDFVQQVEQELVARLGRDKVYGSGGLRVYTTIDPRIQAAVEKASLNAQIPPRTTLAAVISDPFNGDVLGMIGQKLRPGVTPPEWNNAAQGQRQIGSTIKPLLYTTALSTDKFTQLTTRDDKPISFPCPSCKGGFYAPKDFEGEMTFRNMTLREALDRSLNLPTVRIADDVGLPTFFGKLKELGIPPNDGTGLAAALGAVETTPVKMAAAYAPFANGGLYHPPRYITRVTTARGEVLYDVVNEVERPKRVWSPQVAYLGLDMIQGVVNDLTTSQGGFSEPARIPGWPVGGKTGTSNGPKDLWFVGVNPYYVGAVWIGIQQGGNMATNIYSGVWAPPIWHNMMVSALAGKTARDFGPPPPGIYKTALPPIGPLQTVQVAMLDPRFRDAANGVPEQIPARPQYQEVGLGSSDPSTTVIYVDITTGRLATEFTKPANIAPRRIYTSQIASYASDGDVTPLPDETADPAAVKAFHQSNGNLPITTPPAPPTPPKPGS; translated from the coding sequence ATGGTCTTGAGGTTGTTTTTGCAGTTCTTGAAATTTGTGGGCGCACTGATCGTCGCCGCCGTTTTTATTGGTGTGGGGATCGCCTCCACGTACGGCACCAAATGGGCGCGGGAGTTGCCGGATTTTCGCCAGCTCGATACGCTGAGTCTCGGGGCGATTACCCGCGTCTACGCCCGCGACAACAGCCCGCTGGGTACGCTGGTGCCCAAAGTCGGCGATCAGAAAGTCAGCCGCACCCTGGTCAAGCTCGACGAGATCAGCCCGTTTATGACGGCGGCGCTGATTACCAACGAAGATCGGCGCTTTTTCCAGCATTACGGCCTTGATCCTTACGGCATTGCCCGTCAGTTTCGGCGGTTATCGCAAAAAGAAGATGTGCAGGGCGGCAGCACGCTGACCAATCAGCTTGTCCGCAATACTTTGCTGCTCAAGGAATACCAATTGGCCCGCACCCCAGACCGCAAAATCAAAGAATGGATGCTCAGCGTGCTGGTGGAGCGGGCCTTTACCAAAGAAGAGATTTTGCAGGACTACCTCAACGCCATTTACTGGGGTGACGGCGGGCCGGTGGAACTCTACGGCATCTACTCCGCTTCGCAGGCTTATTTCGGTAAAGCCCCGCGTGACCTCGACTTGGCCCAGAGCGTTTACCTGACCACCTTGGTGCCGAGTCCGCGCGGGCGCTACAACAACTACCCCAATCAGCGCGGCTACATGCGCTCGCTGCTGACCCGCATGGTGCAGGACGGCTGGGTGACGCAGGAGCAGGCCAACGCCGCTTGGAAAGAAAAATTGGTGCCGCGTGGCTGGCAAGTCGCTTACGACGACCAAGGCAAGCTGACCAGCAGCAAACTGGTGGACAAAACGGCGGTCTACCAAAAAGCGGTGACCACCGTGCGCTACCCCGATTTCGTGCAGCAAGTCGAGCAGGAACTCGTCGCCCGCCTGGGACGCGACAAGGTTTACGGCTCCGGCGGTCTGCGGGTCTACACCACGATTGACCCGCGTATTCAGGCGGCGGTGGAAAAGGCCAGTTTGAATGCCCAGATTCCGCCCAGAACGACGCTGGCCGCCGTCATCAGCGATCCGTTCAACGGCGACGTGCTGGGGATGATCGGTCAGAAGCTGCGCCCCGGCGTCACGCCGCCCGAGTGGAACAACGCCGCGCAGGGCCAGCGCCAGATCGGCTCTACCATCAAGCCGCTGCTCTACACCACTGCCCTGTCTACCGACAAATTTACCCAGCTCACCACCCGTGACGACAAGCCGATCAGCTTTCCTTGCCCCAGTTGCAAGGGCGGCTTTTACGCGCCCAAAGACTTTGAAGGCGAGATGACGTTCCGTAACATGACGCTGCGTGAAGCGCTCGACCGCTCGCTCAACTTGCCCACCGTGCGAATTGCCGACGATGTCGGACTGCCGACCTTCTTCGGCAAGCTCAAGGAACTTGGCATTCCGCCCAATGACGGCACCGGCCTCGCGGCGGCGCTGGGCGCGGTCGAGACCACCCCAGTCAAGATGGCGGCGGCTTACGCGCCGTTTGCCAACGGCGGCCTGTATCATCCGCCGCGCTACATCACCCGCGTCACCACTGCACGCGGCGAAGTGCTCTACGACGTGGTCAACGAAGTCGAGCGCCCCAAGCGGGTCTGGTCGCCGCAAGTGGCGTATCTGGGCCTCGACATGATTCAGGGCGTGGTCAACGACCTCACCACCAGCCAAGGCGGCTTTTCCGAACCGGCCCGTATCCCGGGCTGGCCGGTGGGTGGCAAGACCGGCACCAGCAACGGCCCCAAGGATTTGTGGTTCGTGGGTGTCAATCCGTACTACGTCGGGGCAGTCTGGATCGGCATTCAGCAGGGCGGCAACATGGCCACCAACATCTATTCAGGCGTCTGGGCACCGCCGATCTGGCACAACATGATGGTCAGCGCTCTGGCTGGCAAAACTGCCCGTGACTTCGGGCCGCCGCCGCCCGGCATTTACAAGACGGCGCTTCCGCCCATCGGCCCGCTGCAAACGGTTCAGGTAGCCATGCTCGATCCGCGTTTCCGCGACGCCGCCAACGGAGTCCCAGAGCAGATTCCCGCCCGGCCCCAGTATCAAGAGGTAGGCCTCGGCAGCAGCGATCCCTCGACCACCGTGATTTATGTGGACATCACCACCGGGCGGCTGGCCACCGAGTTCACCAAGCCGGCCAATATCGCGCCGCGCCGCATTTACACGTCGCAAATCGCCAGCTACGCTTCCGACGGCGACGTGACGCCGCTGCCCGACGAAACCGCCGACCCCGCCGCCGTCAAAGCCTTTCATCAGTCGAATGGCAATTTGCCCATCACGACGCCGCCCGCGCCGCCAACACCGCCCAAACCCGGCAGCTAG
- a CDS encoding Rrf2 family transcriptional regulator, translated as MTVSSRFSVASHVLALLSLYPEQAMSSEKLACSVGVNPVIVRGISSMMRRAGLVCSQQGVTGLKLARAADQISLLDIYQAVQPPERLIALHEHPSQDCTVGRHIQAALGQICAEAQAALEARLAQTSLAALAQELHQMELGNLKLGDLELNQLKQSLRHIDNMGRIQDVSAD; from the coding sequence ATGACGGTTTCCAGCCGCTTTTCCGTGGCCTCGCACGTGCTGGCGCTGCTCAGTCTTTATCCGGAACAGGCCATGAGCTCCGAAAAGCTGGCGTGCAGCGTGGGCGTCAATCCGGTGATCGTGCGCGGCATTAGCAGCATGATGCGCCGCGCCGGATTGGTGTGCTCGCAGCAGGGCGTGACTGGCCTCAAGCTGGCGAGGGCCGCCGACCAGATCAGCTTGCTGGACATTTACCAAGCGGTGCAGCCCCCAGAGCGATTGATCGCTCTCCATGAGCATCCCAGCCAAGACTGCACGGTGGGCCGGCACATTCAGGCTGCGCTGGGCCAAATCTGCGCCGAGGCACAAGCGGCTTTGGAAGCCCGGCTGGCCCAGACTTCTTTAGCGGCGCTGGCCCAAGAACTGCACCAAATGGAGCTGGGGAACTTGAAGTTGGGCGATTTAGAATTGAATCAATTGAAACAAAGTCTGCGTCATATCGATAATATGGGCCGCATTCAGGATGTGTCGGCTGACTGA
- a CDS encoding copper amine oxidase N-terminal domain-containing protein — protein sequence MPFRLSFSFLLPALLGAGLLLSSASAAASAQLQGGTDQTAAQLSGQPTKLTNPPRLVQGRTVLPLLEVSALLGQLVSQTPGRIAVGRLVIDPTSLNVTLDAAPQPTGSAALIGDVLYLNARVLADGLNANLSFSDDGRSFSLTALPLGGDPLLPQARFSTDKAVYAPGEKVIYTDYPFDPDGADIVSRKWSNKRDVYFEPGSYTVTLQVTNSRGQVSTPYSRTLTVVGPLMDTPLSYALKYADPGESFPDTLVNTYPLVGTQSMVTAATTLIFSNSPEAPVQSGLLYQDTVSGRARLLAYHLNALSQPARFYTVARNLESRPVEISTERLGETAPTRIEGQLGQVTLLDYFAGSAQQRFTLQPGESVALYASPTLNPGSGVNVLQDITTSGRVELTFAMLEDKLPPSSPVLQQLPYLPADGKHVRGTFPNAVKIIRAQLSSLPARMLIGDGQIDPAILGSDVLSGQSVRLSGNYGVLYDIQIMGTSGVAVALSPRGGLYRGAMNVQDGPISQTVKLPRSGVAITPDKPTLLWRSQSDQLKIDFVPASGSNLPISLVFYQARAPGTLGSLTKTYNP from the coding sequence ATGCCTTTTCGCCTGTCTTTTTCTTTTCTCCTCCCCGCTCTCCTCGGCGCAGGTCTGCTGCTGAGTTCGGCGTCAGCCGCCGCCTCGGCGCAGCTTCAGGGCGGCACCGACCAGACGGCGGCGCAGCTCAGCGGCCAGCCCACCAAGCTCACCAACCCGCCACGCTTGGTGCAGGGCCGCACGGTGTTGCCGCTCCTCGAAGTTTCGGCGCTGCTGGGCCAGCTGGTCAGCCAAACGCCGGGGCGAATCGCGGTGGGGCGCTTGGTGATTGACCCCACGTCGCTCAACGTCACGCTTGACGCCGCGCCCCAGCCGACCGGCAGCGCCGCGCTGATCGGCGACGTGCTGTATCTGAACGCCAGGGTGCTGGCCGATGGCCTGAACGCCAACCTGAGCTTCTCCGACGATGGCCGCAGCTTCTCGCTGACCGCGCTGCCGCTCGGTGGCGACCCGCTGCTGCCTCAGGCCCGCTTCAGCACCGATAAAGCGGTTTACGCGCCGGGCGAAAAAGTCATTTACACCGACTATCCCTTCGACCCTGACGGCGCAGATATCGTCAGCCGCAAATGGAGCAACAAGCGCGATGTGTATTTCGAGCCGGGCAGCTACACCGTGACCTTGCAAGTCACCAACTCGCGTGGCCAAGTCAGCACTCCTTATTCGCGCACGCTCACTGTGGTTGGCCCGCTGATGGACACGCCGCTGAGCTACGCCCTCAAGTATGCCGACCCTGGCGAGAGCTTCCCCGACACCTTGGTCAACACCTATCCGCTGGTGGGCACCCAGTCTATGGTTACTGCCGCCACCACATTGATTTTTTCCAACAGCCCCGAAGCGCCCGTTCAAAGCGGCCTGCTCTACCAAGACACCGTGTCGGGCCGCGCCCGTTTGCTGGCTTACCACCTCAACGCGCTGAGCCAACCCGCCCGTTTTTATACGGTGGCCCGCAACCTCGAGTCGCGTCCGGTGGAGATCAGCACCGAGCGCCTCGGCGAAACGGCTCCCACCCGCATCGAGGGGCAACTCGGCCAAGTCACGTTGCTCGATTACTTTGCGGGTTCGGCTCAGCAGCGCTTTACCTTGCAGCCTGGCGAGAGCGTGGCCCTCTACGCCAGCCCGACCCTGAATCCGGGCAGCGGCGTGAATGTGCTGCAAGACATCACTACTTCCGGGCGCGTCGAGCTGACTTTCGCCATGCTCGAAGACAAGCTGCCGCCCAGTTCCCCCGTTTTGCAGCAGCTTCCTTACCTGCCTGCCGACGGCAAACACGTGCGCGGCACCTTTCCCAACGCTGTAAAAATCATTCGGGCGCAGCTCAGCTCGCTGCCTGCCCGGATGCTCATCGGCGACGGCCAGATCGACCCGGCCATTCTCGGTAGTGACGTGCTGAGCGGCCAGTCAGTACGGCTGAGCGGCAATTACGGCGTGTTGTACGACATTCAGATCATGGGCACCAGCGGCGTGGCGGTGGCGCTGAGTCCTCGGGGCGGCCTTTACAGGGGAGCCATGAACGTGCAAGACGGCCCGATCAGCCAAACCGTCAAACTGCCGCGCAGTGGAGTGGCCATTACGCCGGACAAGCCCACGCTGCTGTGGCGCTCTCAAAGTGACCAGCTCAAAATAGATTTCGTTCCGGCCAGCGGCAGCAATTTGCCGATCAGCTTGGTATTTTATCAGGCCCGCGCCCCCGGCACGCTGGGCAGCCTCACCAAAACCTACAACCCATGA
- a CDS encoding RidA family protein: MTDSSRPAKRVISTAEAPAAIGPYSQAVRFGNLLITSGQIPLTPAGDLVEGGIAEQSKQVLDNLAALLAEAGADFGDVVKTTVFLSDMNNFAAMNAVYAEYFKAPYPARSTVQVARLPRDVMVEIEVMAQLQ; this comes from the coding sequence ATGACCGATTCATCTCGCCCGGCCAAACGTGTGATCTCGACTGCCGAAGCCCCCGCTGCCATCGGGCCGTACAGCCAAGCGGTACGCTTCGGCAACCTGCTCATCACCAGCGGCCAAATTCCGCTGACGCCCGCAGGCGACCTGGTCGAAGGCGGCATCGCCGAGCAGAGCAAGCAAGTATTGGACAACTTGGCGGCTCTGCTGGCAGAAGCAGGCGCGGATTTCGGCGACGTGGTCAAAACCACCGTATTTCTGAGCGACATGAACAACTTCGCGGCCATGAATGCCGTCTACGCCGAGTATTTCAAGGCTCCTTACCCGGCCCGCTCGACGGTGCAGGTGGCCCGCCTCCCGCGTGACGTGATGGTCGAGATCGAAGTGATGGCGCAGCTCCAGTAA
- a CDS encoding YbaY family lipoprotein → MKIFSLFAATLLLSAAPTTQAQTVINGVTITKPGQKAAAPARRTVPAFVDQNIPADWVDVRGRVATGSAGRTDLPAGSKVTVELRDITVPTAAKTLVSTTFPSASLPVSYQIVSSPRRFTSSGQYAVRVSVNNAAGKLIYSNTVQQLINPAAKRILADVRVSAP, encoded by the coding sequence ATGAAGATTTTCTCACTTTTTGCCGCCACCTTGCTGCTCAGCGCCGCGCCCACCACCCAAGCCCAGACCGTCATCAACGGCGTGACCATCACCAAACCCGGCCAGAAAGCCGCCGCGCCTGCCCGCCGCACGGTTCCGGCGTTTGTGGATCAGAACATTCCTGCCGACTGGGTAGACGTTCGCGGGCGCGTCGCCACCGGCAGCGCCGGACGCACCGATTTACCGGCAGGCAGCAAAGTGACGGTGGAACTGCGCGACATTACCGTCCCGACTGCCGCCAAAACCTTGGTGAGCACCACCTTTCCCAGCGCCTCGTTGCCGGTCAGCTACCAAATCGTCTCCAGCCCGCGCCGCTTTACCAGCAGCGGGCAATATGCCGTGCGGGTGAGCGTCAACAACGCTGCGGGCAAACTGATTTATAGCAATACGGTTCAGCAGCTCATCAATCCCGCCGCCAAGCGCATTCTGGCCGACGTGCGGGTCAGCGCTCCGTAA
- a CDS encoding Crp/Fnr family transcriptional regulator, whose amino-acid sequence MNYPSLVWHLKRTELFADLELAELEKVAAATPYRSYQSGEVIYRMDDPADALYFVRSGLVKISKLFPNGKEAILSVVGQHDTFGELLLQPEERRPTQAETLERTTLIVLPRGELQKLLIAKPDLAMKLIRLMAARLFEAQSWSAEVSAYSAPERVASLLYRLAREFGRPHPQGVELSLRLNQEDIARMVGATRETVSHSLSKLKQGGAIVRPRTPIIVRMDALKRYIETGQ is encoded by the coding sequence ATGAATTATCCCAGTCTGGTATGGCATCTCAAGCGCACGGAGCTGTTCGCGGATTTGGAGCTGGCTGAGCTGGAAAAAGTGGCTGCTGCGACGCCCTACCGCTCTTACCAGTCCGGCGAAGTCATCTACCGCATGGATGATCCGGCGGACGCCCTTTACTTTGTGCGCTCCGGCCTGGTCAAGATCAGCAAGCTTTTTCCCAACGGCAAAGAAGCCATTCTCAGCGTGGTGGGTCAGCATGACACCTTCGGCGAACTGCTCTTGCAACCCGAAGAGCGCCGCCCCACCCAGGCCGAAACGCTTGAGCGAACCACTTTGATTGTCTTGCCGCGTGGAGAGCTGCAAAAATTGCTGATTGCCAAGCCTGACCTTGCCATGAAGCTGATTCGGTTGATGGCCGCCCGGTTGTTCGAGGCCCAGTCTTGGAGCGCCGAGGTCAGCGCCTACAGCGCACCTGAGCGGGTCGCCAGCTTGCTCTACCGCCTCGCGCGTGAGTTTGGCCGTCCACATCCGCAGGGCGTAGAGCTGAGCTTGCGCCTCAACCAGGAAGACATCGCCCGGATGGTGGGAGCCACCCGCGAAACGGTGAGCCACAGCCTGAGTAAGCTCAAGCAGGGCGGAGCCATCGTGCGTCCCCGAACGCCGATCATTGTGCGGATGGACGCCCTCAAGCGCTACATCGAAACCGGCCAGTAA
- a CDS encoding response regulator has product MSHTILVADDEPAIRTMLEVILSADGHEIVAVADGKSALEYLQTHTPDVMLLDINMPYMDGFEICSRVKRIKRLRNTPVLLLTAMDDDHTRDHAKLVGADDIVSKPLSGKNLRGRITHLLSGRQP; this is encoded by the coding sequence ATGTCGCATACCATCCTCGTCGCGGACGATGAACCGGCCATCCGTACCATGCTGGAAGTCATTTTGTCGGCAGATGGGCACGAGATCGTGGCGGTCGCCGACGGCAAGTCCGCGCTGGAATATCTCCAGACCCACACCCCCGACGTGATGCTGCTCGATATCAACATGCCGTATATGGACGGCTTTGAAATTTGCTCGCGGGTCAAGCGCATCAAGCGCCTGCGCAACACGCCGGTGCTGCTGCTGACCGCTATGGATGACGACCACACCCGCGACCACGCCAAGTTGGTCGGGGCCGATGACATCGTGTCCAAGCCGCTGTCAGGCAAGAATTTGCGGGGCCGCATCACCCATTTGCTGAGCGGACGCCAACCGTAA
- a CDS encoding PP2C family protein-serine/threonine phosphatase, with translation MATSHSPPIYTLFMRRSATSPLLSGLLTDKGRQRSVNQDAGLAVESLSGGLYAVADGMGGHAAGELAANLALDALGNTFLKGRKRPPERLAEAVQAANLEVMHHAVGEYVGMGTTLVALAIDKGAALLAHVGDSRAYLLRGGELTRLTEDHSWVAEQVRLGHLTEAEAREHQWRSVVSNALGGEERVRLELYGFALKQGDRLMLCSDGLSGVVEEHDLKAMLGWGLPPAITVQRLVDAANSLGGPDNVTAVVVDVDCQQPLPSYSLPPRQNDGPIYVDVLLGSRKGSSPLVYAALALVYFALMGALLFQEERTFILSVSAAALIGVLLWMKWHSQRRLQQALPQALRLKKTAGPPKDQQDLN, from the coding sequence ATGGCCACCTCGCACTCGCCGCCAATCTATACTCTGTTTATGCGCCGCAGCGCGACTTCTCCTTTGTTGTCTGGCTTGCTGACCGATAAGGGTCGGCAGCGCAGCGTCAATCAGGACGCGGGTTTGGCGGTGGAGTCGCTTTCGGGCGGGCTTTACGCTGTTGCTGATGGAATGGGCGGGCACGCGGCGGGCGAGTTGGCCGCCAATTTGGCCCTCGACGCGCTGGGCAATACCTTCCTCAAAGGACGCAAGCGTCCGCCGGAGCGGCTCGCCGAAGCGGTGCAGGCGGCCAACCTCGAAGTGATGCACCACGCGGTTGGCGAGTACGTCGGCATGGGCACCACTTTGGTGGCGCTGGCCATCGACAAGGGCGCGGCGTTGCTGGCCCACGTCGGCGATTCACGGGCTTATCTGCTGCGCGGCGGCGAGCTGACCCGCCTTACCGAAGACCATTCGTGGGTGGCCGAGCAGGTGCGGTTGGGCCACCTCACCGAGGCCGAAGCGCGTGAGCACCAGTGGCGCAGTGTGGTGAGCAACGCGCTGGGCGGTGAAGAACGGGTGCGCTTAGAGTTGTACGGGTTTGCGCTCAAACAAGGCGACCGCTTGATGCTGTGCAGTGACGGCCTGAGCGGCGTGGTCGAGGAGCATGATCTCAAGGCCATGTTGGGCTGGGGGCTGCCGCCGGCGATCACGGTGCAGCGCTTGGTGGACGCCGCCAATTCGCTGGGCGGGCCCGACAACGTCACGGCGGTGGTGGTCGACGTGGACTGCCAGCAGCCCCTACCGAGCTACAGCTTGCCGCCGCGCCAAAACGACGGCCCCATTTATGTCGATGTCTTGCTGGGCAGCCGCAAAGGCAGCAGCCCGCTGGTCTACGCGGCGCTGGCCTTGGTGTACTTCGCCTTGATGGGAGCGCTGCTCTTTCAAGAGGAGCGCACCTTTATTTTGTCGGTCTCGGCGGCGGCGCTCATCGGCGTGCTGCTTTGGATGAAGTGGCACAGCCAACGCCGCCTTCAGCAGGCCCTGCCTCAAGCGTTGCGGCTGAAGAAAACTGCGGGCCCGCCAAAAGACCAGCAAGACTTGAATTGA
- a CDS encoding long-chain-fatty-acid--CoA ligase has protein sequence MNKPWLKHYQDGVPHEFAGEALTLPQLLERASERFGKEPALEFLGHRQTYRQLWANVQHFASGLQALGVQKGDRVAIMLPNTPQFVVAFFGAALAGAVVVNTSPLYVAHELEHQLIDSGASVLVMLDSFYPRFAEIENNPALSVRRVIVTGIQDALPFPQNLLYPLLEKRKGTWVEVKEQGKVLTFGHLLEQAQDHHVAPRSVSIGVDDVALLQYTGGTTGVPKGAMLTHRNLVANAQQAAAWMPDLRDGQEVTLGAIPFFHVYGMTVAMNLSLLIGANIVLIPNPRDIKALLSAIEKSGVTLFPGVPTLYNAINNSPLTPEYNLKTVRACISGSAALPSETARKFREITGGANLVEGYGLTESSPITHTNPVGGEQREGSIGLPLPGIDASVRDDEGREVPVGEIGELWVAGPNIMAGYWQRSDATAETIVEEPTEEGQVRWLKTGDMARMDEDGYFSIVDRKKELILVGGHNVYPREVEEVLYQHPAVLEAAVIGVPDTYRGEHVKAFVVLKPEHSVTPEQITAFCKQQLSAFKAPRSVEFRSELPLSAAGKVLRRVLAEEEKAKMEQATVAASAGA, from the coding sequence ATGAATAAGCCGTGGCTCAAGCACTATCAAGACGGAGTGCCCCATGAATTTGCAGGGGAGGCTTTGACCCTGCCGCAACTTCTTGAACGCGCCTCGGAGCGCTTTGGCAAGGAACCCGCTTTGGAATTTTTGGGCCACCGCCAAACCTACCGCCAGCTCTGGGCCAACGTGCAGCACTTCGCTAGCGGCTTGCAGGCGCTCGGTGTCCAGAAGGGTGACCGGGTGGCGATTATGCTGCCCAACACGCCGCAGTTCGTGGTGGCTTTTTTTGGTGCGGCGCTGGCGGGCGCGGTGGTGGTCAATACCTCGCCGCTGTACGTGGCCCACGAGCTGGAACATCAACTGATCGACTCGGGGGCCAGCGTGCTGGTGATGCTCGACAGCTTCTATCCGCGTTTTGCTGAGATCGAAAACAATCCCGCTCTCAGCGTGCGCCGCGTCATCGTGACCGGTATTCAAGACGCCCTGCCATTTCCCCAAAACTTGCTTTATCCGCTGCTGGAAAAGCGCAAGGGCACTTGGGTGGAGGTCAAAGAGCAGGGCAAGGTGCTGACCTTCGGGCACCTGCTCGAACAAGCCCAAGACCACCACGTCGCGCCCCGCTCGGTGTCTATCGGCGTGGATGACGTGGCGCTGCTGCAGTACACCGGCGGCACCACCGGCGTGCCCAAAGGGGCCATGCTGACCCACCGCAACTTGGTGGCCAACGCCCAGCAAGCCGCCGCTTGGATGCCGGACTTGCGTGACGGCCAAGAAGTCACTCTGGGAGCCATTCCCTTTTTTCACGTCTACGGTATGACGGTGGCCATGAACCTGAGCTTGCTGATCGGGGCCAACATCGTGCTGATTCCCAATCCGCGTGACATCAAAGCGTTGCTGAGCGCCATCGAAAAATCCGGCGTGACGCTGTTTCCCGGCGTGCCGACGCTCTATAACGCCATCAACAACTCGCCGCTGACCCCAGAATACAACCTCAAAACCGTGCGGGCCTGTATTTCGGGCAGCGCTGCCTTACCTTCGGAGACCGCCCGAAAGTTCCGCGAAATTACCGGCGGGGCCAACTTGGTGGAGGGCTATGGCCTGACCGAGAGCAGCCCGATTACCCACACCAATCCGGTGGGCGGCGAGCAAAGGGAAGGCAGCATCGGCTTGCCCCTGCCGGGGATCGACGCCAGCGTGCGCGACGACGAGGGGCGGGAAGTGCCGGTCGGTGAGATCGGTGAACTGTGGGTGGCTGGCCCCAACATCATGGCCGGGTACTGGCAGCGCAGTGACGCCACCGCCGAAACCATCGTGGAGGAGCCGACTGAGGAAGGTCAGGTACGCTGGCTCAAGACTGGCGACATGGCCCGCATGGACGAAGACGGCTATTTCAGCATCGTCGACCGCAAAAAAGAGCTGATCTTGGTGGGCGGCCACAATGTGTATCCGCGTGAAGTCGAAGAAGTGCTCTACCAGCACCCTGCCGTGCTGGAAGCCGCCGTGATCGGCGTGCCGGATACTTACCGGGGCGAGCATGTCAAGGCCTTTGTGGTGCTCAAGCCGGAACACAGCGTCACGCCGGAGCAGATCACCGCTTTTTGCAAACAGCAGCTCAGCGCTTTCAAAGCTCCCCGCAGCGTGGAGTTCAGAAGCGAGTTGCCGCTCTCGGCAGCGGGCAAAGTGCTGCGCCGCGTACTGGCCGAAGAAGAGAAGGCCAAAATGGAGCAAGCCACAGTGGCGGCGAGCGCCGGAGCTTAA